A single Streptomyces sp. 2114.4 DNA region contains:
- a CDS encoding PaaI family thioesterase translates to MGEQSTTKFPQEVLDQWAGLGLDLPSFFSAGHLGERMSVQVTEAAPERVVGTMPIEGNTQPYGLLHGGASAVLAETLGSVGSMLHGGPTRIAVGVDLNCTHHRGARSGLVTGVATPVHRGRSTATYEIVITDEDDKRVCTARLTCMLRETDADIYRS, encoded by the coding sequence ATGGGTGAGCAGAGCACGACCAAGTTTCCGCAGGAAGTCCTCGACCAGTGGGCCGGCCTCGGCCTCGACCTGCCCTCCTTCTTCTCCGCCGGGCACCTCGGCGAGCGGATGAGCGTACAGGTCACCGAAGCCGCCCCCGAGCGTGTCGTCGGCACCATGCCCATCGAGGGCAACACCCAGCCCTACGGACTCCTGCACGGCGGCGCCTCCGCCGTCCTGGCCGAAACCCTCGGCTCCGTCGGCTCCATGCTGCACGGCGGCCCCACCAGGATCGCCGTGGGCGTCGACCTCAACTGCACCCACCACCGCGGCGCCCGCTCCGGCCTGGTCACCGGCGTCGCCACCCCCGTACACCGCGGCCGGTCCACGGCCACCTACGAGATCGTCATCACCGACGAAGACGACAAGCGGGTCTGCACCGCCCGCCTGACCTGCATGCTGCGCGAGACGGACGCCGACATCTACCGCAGCTGA
- a CDS encoding branched-chain amino acid ABC transporter permease gives MSELPQQLANGLILGAMYGLIAIGYTMVYGIVQLINFAHGEIFMVGGFGALSVFLALPAGTSLALALPVMLLGGIAVSVLVGIAAERFAYRPLRGAPRLAPLITAIGLSIALQQAIWKWYPDGKQARVFPQFKGHAFDILGATVQRGDLFVLIAAPTCMIALGFFVAKTRSGRAMQATAQDPDTAKLMGINTDRIIVLAFAIGAAFAGVAAVAYGLRTGEVQFRMGFIMGLKAFTAAVLGGIGNIYGAMLGGVVLGIAEALATAYIEDIPGMEQFGGGAWKDVWAFVLLILVLLLRPQGLLGERVADRA, from the coding sequence GTGAGCGAACTGCCGCAACAGCTGGCCAACGGACTCATCCTCGGCGCGATGTACGGACTCATCGCGATCGGCTACACGATGGTCTACGGAATCGTCCAGCTCATCAACTTCGCCCACGGCGAGATATTCATGGTCGGCGGCTTCGGAGCGCTCAGCGTCTTCCTCGCTCTCCCCGCCGGCACCTCTCTCGCCCTCGCCCTGCCGGTCATGCTGCTCGGCGGCATCGCCGTATCCGTCCTCGTCGGCATCGCGGCCGAACGATTCGCCTACCGACCCCTGCGCGGCGCACCCCGCCTCGCCCCTCTCATCACCGCCATCGGCCTGTCCATCGCCCTCCAGCAAGCCATCTGGAAGTGGTACCCCGACGGCAAACAGGCCCGCGTCTTCCCGCAGTTCAAGGGCCACGCCTTCGACATCCTGGGCGCCACCGTCCAGCGCGGCGACCTCTTCGTCCTCATCGCCGCCCCCACCTGCATGATCGCCCTCGGCTTCTTCGTCGCCAAAACTCGCAGCGGCCGCGCCATGCAGGCCACCGCACAGGACCCCGACACCGCCAAGCTCATGGGCATCAACACCGACCGCATCATCGTCCTCGCCTTCGCCATCGGCGCCGCCTTCGCCGGCGTCGCCGCCGTCGCCTACGGACTGCGCACCGGCGAGGTCCAGTTCCGTATGGGCTTCATCATGGGCCTCAAGGCCTTCACCGCAGCCGTGCTCGGCGGCATCGGCAACATCTACGGAGCCATGCTCGGCGGCGTCGTCCTCGGCATCGCCGAAGCCCTCGCCACCGCCTACATCGAGGACATACCCGGCATGGAGCAATTCGGCGGCGGAGCCTGGAAGGACGTCTGGGCCTTCGTCCTCCTCATCCTCGTACTCCTGCTCAGACCACAAGGCCTCCTGGGCGAACGCGTCGCGGATCGGGCGTGA
- a CDS encoding response regulator: MRSPVSAAEPEQPVADDDQSHVPPLTTRVVIAEDEALIRLDLKEMLEEEGYTVVGEAGDGQTAVELAREHRPDLVILDVKMPVLDGISAAEKIAEESIAPVLMLTAFSQRELVERARDAGAMAYLVKPFSKTDVVPAIEMAVSRFTELRTLEQEVADLTQRLETRKLVDRAKSILQTQYGLTEPAAFRWIQKTSMDRRLSMQQVAEAVIEDAEEKKQQKDQ; encoded by the coding sequence ATGAGGAGTCCCGTGAGCGCCGCCGAGCCCGAGCAGCCCGTCGCCGATGACGATCAGTCGCACGTCCCGCCGCTGACCACGCGCGTGGTGATCGCCGAGGACGAGGCCCTCATCCGTCTCGACCTCAAAGAGATGCTGGAGGAAGAGGGCTACACCGTCGTCGGTGAGGCCGGGGACGGGCAGACCGCCGTGGAGCTGGCCCGGGAGCACCGTCCCGATCTGGTGATCCTGGACGTGAAGATGCCGGTGCTGGACGGTATCTCGGCGGCCGAGAAGATCGCCGAGGAGAGCATCGCGCCGGTGCTGATGCTGACCGCGTTCTCGCAGCGTGAGCTGGTGGAGCGGGCGCGGGACGCGGGCGCGATGGCGTATCTGGTGAAGCCGTTCTCGAAGACCGATGTGGTTCCGGCGATCGAGATGGCGGTGAGCCGGTTCACCGAGCTGAGGACGCTGGAGCAGGAGGTCGCGGACCTCACCCAGCGGCTGGAGACCCGGAAGCTGGTGGACCGGGCGAAGAGCATTCTGCAGACGCAGTACGGGCTGACGGAGCCGGCCGCGTTCCGGTGGATCCAGAAGACGTCGATGGACCGCCGGCTGTCGATGCAGCAGGTGGCCGAGGCGGTCATCGAGGATGCCGAGGAGAAGAAGCAGCAGAAGGACCAGTAG
- a CDS encoding branched-chain amino acid ABC transporter permease: protein MTTHTTTPPARGLLPLPERTARLLTAAGALATAATTGLAWTWSSDFPGDLTYYFSPAGLQVITLAGGLLTLLFALAALGIRGLQWLTPAGRNAPTLLAALATFAATWFTLLAIAVQLGGLINLEPGGALAAVTSLLTLAGALALPPDRAAVRPPSGPWQRFTATLTAGPLRRPTRALPSWAEILIIAAAFAAGLLAFTYGIDTDDGAPFVGYLIFMALAVPALHRAGLIARLTALTHTHRTVALGAAFLAAACFPFTQDTDQYTIIGANILIFATVALGLNVVVGLAGLLDLGYVAFLGVGAYAAALVSGSPESAFGLHFPFWAALLTGAAASLVFGVLIGAPTLRLRGDYLAIVTLGFGEIFRIAMLNLNGTTGPDITNGAMGIPNIPNLEIFGFNFGEPHVLLGIPLATYGNYYLLMILVTAFVVLVFRRAAASRIGRAWIAIREDETAAIAMGINSFRLRLLAFALGAALAGLAGTVHAHVVTTATPEQFQFAGPQPPNSAFLLAAVILGGMGTLSGPLVGAALLFLIPAKLDFIQDYQLLLFGIALVLLMRFRPEGLIPDRRKQLEFHETGQLDVPDQRLPDADATLGATQAKA from the coding sequence ATGACCACCCACACCACCACACCCCCCGCCCGCGGCCTGCTCCCCCTCCCGGAACGCACCGCGCGCCTCCTCACCGCCGCCGGCGCCCTCGCCACCGCTGCCACCACCGGCCTCGCCTGGACCTGGAGCAGCGACTTCCCCGGCGACCTCACCTACTACTTCTCCCCCGCCGGACTGCAGGTCATCACCCTCGCAGGCGGCCTCCTCACCCTCCTGTTCGCCCTCGCGGCACTCGGCATCCGCGGCCTGCAGTGGCTCACCCCCGCAGGACGAAACGCCCCCACCCTCCTCGCCGCCCTCGCCACCTTCGCCGCCACCTGGTTCACCCTCCTCGCCATCGCCGTCCAGCTCGGCGGGCTGATCAACCTCGAACCGGGCGGCGCCCTCGCGGCCGTCACCTCCCTGCTCACCCTGGCCGGCGCCCTGGCCCTGCCCCCCGACCGAGCCGCCGTCCGGCCACCCTCCGGCCCCTGGCAGCGCTTCACCGCCACCCTCACCGCCGGCCCCCTGCGGCGCCCCACCCGCGCACTCCCCTCCTGGGCCGAGATCCTGATCATCGCCGCCGCCTTCGCCGCCGGGCTCCTCGCCTTCACCTACGGCATCGACACCGACGACGGCGCCCCCTTCGTCGGCTACCTGATCTTCATGGCACTCGCCGTCCCCGCCCTCCACCGGGCCGGACTCATCGCCCGCCTCACCGCACTCACCCACACCCACCGCACCGTCGCCCTCGGCGCGGCCTTCCTCGCCGCCGCCTGCTTCCCCTTCACCCAGGACACCGACCAGTACACGATCATCGGGGCCAACATCCTGATCTTCGCCACCGTCGCCCTGGGCCTCAACGTCGTCGTCGGCCTCGCCGGCCTCCTCGACCTCGGGTACGTCGCCTTCCTCGGCGTCGGCGCCTACGCCGCCGCCCTCGTCTCCGGCTCCCCCGAATCCGCCTTCGGGCTCCACTTCCCCTTCTGGGCCGCCCTCCTCACCGGCGCCGCCGCCTCCCTCGTCTTCGGCGTCCTCATCGGCGCACCGACACTGCGCCTACGCGGCGACTACCTCGCCATCGTCACCCTCGGCTTCGGTGAGATCTTCCGCATCGCCATGCTCAACCTCAACGGCACCACCGGCCCCGACATCACCAACGGCGCCATGGGCATCCCCAACATCCCCAACCTCGAGATCTTCGGCTTCAACTTCGGCGAACCCCACGTCCTCCTCGGCATCCCCCTCGCCACCTACGGCAACTACTACCTGCTGATGATCCTCGTGACGGCCTTCGTCGTCCTCGTCTTCCGGCGCGCCGCGGCCTCCCGCATCGGCCGCGCCTGGATCGCCATCCGCGAAGACGAAACCGCCGCCATCGCCATGGGCATCAACAGCTTCCGCCTCCGCCTCCTCGCCTTCGCCCTCGGCGCGGCCCTCGCCGGACTCGCCGGCACCGTCCACGCCCACGTCGTCACCACCGCCACCCCCGAACAGTTCCAGTTCGCCGGCCCCCAGCCCCCCAACTCCGCCTTCCTCCTCGCCGCCGTCATCCTCGGCGGCATGGGAACCCTCAGCGGCCCCCTCGTCGGCGCCGCCCTGCTCTTCCTCATCCCGGCCAAGCTCGACTTCATCCAGGACTACCAACTCCTGCTCTTCGGCATCGCCCTCGTCCTCCTCATGCGCTTCCGCCCCGAAGGCCTCATCCCCGACCGCAGGAAACAGCTCGAATTCCACGAAACCGGCCAACTCGACGTGCCCGACCAGCGCCTCCCCGACGCAGACGCCACCCTCGGCGCCACCCAGGCAAAGGCGTGA
- a CDS encoding helix-turn-helix domain-containing protein yields the protein MYDISTRAHALSLVAQGRSLNAVSKQTGISRYAIRSWQTRIEPVSYKAECPRCEQVPQPPTDAEAYAYLLGLYLGDGCISKQPRRRGYALRIACADAWPGLIAACRDAVKAVRPANSVCVIRRKGCVMVTSYSQHWPCVFPQHGPGKKHDRPIVLEPWQQQIVDAHPWDFLRGLIHSDGCRVTNWATRTVAGQRKRYEYPRYFFTNMSTDILRLYTDTLDKLGIEWQPARQSRRAQNISVARKASVALMDKHIGPKY from the coding sequence ATGTACGACATCTCAACGCGTGCACATGCCCTATCGCTCGTCGCCCAAGGGCGCAGCCTCAATGCCGTGAGCAAGCAGACAGGCATATCCCGGTATGCAATCCGCTCCTGGCAAACCAGGATCGAGCCGGTCTCGTACAAGGCGGAGTGCCCGCGATGCGAGCAGGTACCACAGCCGCCGACGGATGCCGAGGCGTACGCGTACTTACTCGGCCTCTACCTCGGCGACGGCTGCATCAGCAAACAGCCGCGACGGCGTGGGTACGCGCTGCGTATCGCGTGTGCGGATGCCTGGCCGGGCCTTATCGCGGCATGCCGTGACGCGGTCAAAGCGGTCCGCCCCGCAAACAGCGTGTGCGTCATCCGGCGCAAGGGATGCGTCATGGTGACCAGTTACAGCCAACACTGGCCCTGCGTGTTCCCCCAGCACGGTCCCGGCAAGAAGCATGACCGGCCCATCGTCCTCGAGCCCTGGCAGCAGCAAATCGTGGATGCTCACCCCTGGGATTTCCTCCGCGGACTCATCCACTCCGACGGCTGCCGCGTCACCAACTGGGCCACCCGCACGGTCGCCGGACAGCGCAAACGCTACGAATACCCGCGGTACTTCTTCACCAACATGTCCACCGACATCCTCCGGCTCTACACGGACACGCTCGACAAACTCGGCATCGAGTGGCAGCCGGCGCGGCAATCCCGCAGGGCACAGAACATCTCCGTGGCCCGCAAAGCCTCCGTCGCTCTCATGGACAAACACATCGGGCCGAAGTACTGA
- a CDS encoding branched-chain amino acid ABC transporter substrate-binding protein: protein MLILTTAVTTGALTLSACGSRGDDNQSGEGKSTVVIGLDAPTTGELSALGLGIRNSAQLAVNTANKTGEVKGVSFKLEALDDKALPNVGQQNATKLAGDKDVLGVIGPLNSGVAQSMQQVSKQNNLTLISPANTTPDLTQGKDWKQNKRVRQFPTYFRTATTDEVQGAFDGQYAWEKMKAKKAYVIDDQKTYGVGLASSFKDQFAKLGGKIVGTEHVSPDDRDFKAVVSKVKSAKPDMVFYGGEYPASGPLSQQLKDGGVTAPVMGGDGMYSSDYIKLNKKAQGDYASSVGKPVEELPSAKKFIADYKAAGFKEGYEAYGGSTYDATWAVIQAVKKVVEAGGGKLPDDARKKVADAMNKVTFDGVTGPVAFDKYGDTTNTMITAYQVEKGAWASRFSAEFKKFDKS, encoded by the coding sequence TTGCTCATCCTCACCACCGCAGTCACCACCGGCGCCCTCACGCTCTCCGCGTGCGGCTCGCGCGGCGACGACAACCAGAGCGGCGAAGGAAAGTCCACGGTCGTCATCGGCCTCGACGCCCCCACCACCGGCGAACTCTCCGCGCTGGGCCTGGGCATCCGCAACTCCGCCCAGCTCGCCGTCAACACCGCCAACAAGACCGGCGAGGTCAAGGGCGTCAGCTTCAAACTCGAAGCCCTCGACGACAAGGCCCTGCCCAACGTCGGCCAGCAGAACGCCACCAAGCTCGCCGGCGACAAGGACGTCCTCGGCGTCATCGGCCCCCTCAACTCCGGCGTCGCCCAGTCCATGCAGCAGGTCTCCAAACAGAACAACCTCACGCTGATCTCCCCGGCGAACACCACCCCCGACCTCACCCAGGGCAAGGACTGGAAGCAGAACAAGCGCGTCCGCCAGTTCCCCACCTACTTCCGCACCGCCACCACCGACGAGGTCCAGGGCGCCTTCGACGGCCAGTACGCCTGGGAGAAGATGAAGGCCAAGAAGGCCTACGTCATCGACGACCAGAAGACCTACGGCGTCGGCCTCGCCTCCTCGTTCAAGGACCAGTTCGCCAAACTCGGCGGCAAGATCGTCGGCACCGAGCACGTCAGCCCCGACGACCGCGACTTCAAGGCCGTCGTCTCCAAGGTCAAGTCCGCCAAACCCGACATGGTCTTCTACGGCGGCGAATACCCCGCCTCCGGCCCCCTCAGCCAGCAGCTCAAGGACGGCGGCGTCACCGCCCCCGTGATGGGCGGCGACGGCATGTACAGCAGCGACTACATCAAGCTGAACAAGAAGGCACAAGGCGACTACGCCTCCTCCGTCGGCAAGCCCGTCGAAGAGCTCCCCTCCGCCAAGAAGTTCATCGCCGACTACAAGGCAGCCGGCTTCAAGGAGGGCTACGAGGCCTACGGCGGCTCCACCTACGACGCCACCTGGGCCGTCATCCAGGCCGTCAAAAAGGTCGTCGAAGCAGGCGGCGGCAAGCTTCCCGACGACGCCCGCAAAAAGGTCGCCGACGCCATGAACAAGGTGACCTTCGACGGCGTCACCGGCCCCGTCGCCTTCGACAAATACGGCGACACCACCAACACCATGATCACCGCCTACCAGGTCGAAAAGGGCGCCTGGGCCTCCCGCTTCAGCGCCGAGTTCAAGAAGTTCGACAAGAGCTGA
- a CDS encoding ABC transporter ATP-binding protein: MTALLQVEDLRVAYGKIEAVKGISFTVEAGQAVTLIGTNGAGKTTTLRTLSGLLKPLTGKITFDGEPLDGVPAHKIVERGLAHSPEGRRLFPRLTIAENLQLGAFLRKDTAGIAADIQRVYELFPILGERSKQASGTLSGGEQQMLAMGRALMSRPKLLMLDEPSMGLSPIMMQKIMETIRELRSQGTTILLVEQNAQAALSLADQGHVMETGHIVLSGSGTSLLHDESVRKAYLGED; encoded by the coding sequence ATGACCGCACTGCTCCAAGTCGAGGACCTCCGCGTCGCCTACGGCAAGATCGAAGCCGTCAAAGGCATCTCGTTCACCGTCGAAGCAGGGCAGGCCGTCACCCTCATCGGCACCAACGGCGCCGGCAAAACCACCACCCTGCGCACCCTCTCCGGCCTCCTCAAGCCCCTCACCGGCAAGATCACCTTCGACGGCGAACCACTCGACGGCGTCCCCGCCCACAAGATCGTCGAACGCGGCCTCGCCCACTCCCCCGAAGGCCGCCGCCTCTTCCCCCGCCTCACCATCGCCGAAAACCTCCAGCTCGGCGCCTTCCTCCGCAAGGACACCGCCGGCATCGCCGCCGACATCCAACGCGTCTACGAACTCTTCCCCATCCTCGGCGAACGCAGCAAACAAGCCTCCGGCACCCTCTCCGGCGGCGAACAGCAAATGCTCGCCATGGGCCGCGCCCTGATGTCCCGCCCCAAACTCCTCATGCTCGACGAACCCTCCATGGGCCTCTCCCCGATCATGATGCAGAAGATCATGGAAACCATCCGCGAACTCCGCTCCCAAGGCACCACCATCCTCCTCGTCGAACAGAACGCCCAGGCCGCGCTCTCCCTCGCCGACCAGGGACACGTCATGGAAACCGGCCACATCGTCCTCTCCGGCAGCGGCACATCCCTCCTCCACGACGAATCCGTCCGCAAGGCCTACCTCGGCGAGGACTGA
- a CDS encoding FdhF/YdeP family oxidoreductase: MAGKPPASDPVQDAPQVSQPQHSAVGLPAITHALRISQQQMGVRRTALTLLRVNQRDGFDCPGCAWPEPDKPHTAEFCENGAKAVAEEATLRRVTPDFFADHSVADLATRSGYWLGQQGRLTHPMYLPEGADHYEPVTWERAFDIVGEELTALGSPDEAVFYTSGRTSNEAAFLYQLFAREFGTNNLPDCSNMCHESSGSALTETIGIGKGSVLLEDLYQADLIIIAGQNPGTNHPRMLTALEKAKAGGTKIISINPLPEAGLERFKNPQTPRGLAGGGTALTDLFLQVRLGGDQALFRALNRLLLDTDGALDEDFIRTHTHGFEEFAQQARADDDWDATLRATGLTRAEIDRALAMILDSRRTIVCWAMGLTQHKHSVPTIQEVVNFLLLRGNIGRPGAGVCPVRGHSNVQGDRTMGIFERPAPAFLDALEKEFGFAPPREHGLDVVRAIRALRDGQAKVFFAMGGNFVAATPDTDVTEAAMRRARLTVHVSTKLNRSHAVTGARALILPTLGRTERDVQTGPDGKRTEQFVTVEDSMGMVHASRGRLAPASPQLLSETAIVARLARRVLGEESHTPWEEFEKDYATIRDRIARVIPGFEDFNTKIARPGGFALPHAPRDSRSFPTATGKANFTAAPVTCPTVPEGRLLLQTLRSHDQYNTTIYGLDDRYRGIKNGRRVVLVHPDDARERGLADGAYTDLVSEWTDGSERRAPGFRVVHYPTARGCAAAYYPETNVLIPLDHTADTSNTPAAKSLVIRLESPRED, encoded by the coding sequence ATGGCAGGCAAGCCGCCCGCGTCGGACCCCGTCCAGGACGCGCCCCAGGTCAGCCAACCCCAGCACTCCGCCGTGGGACTGCCGGCCATCACCCACGCCCTGCGCATCTCCCAGCAGCAGATGGGCGTCCGCCGTACCGCCCTCACCCTGCTGCGCGTCAACCAGCGCGACGGCTTCGACTGCCCCGGCTGCGCCTGGCCCGAGCCCGACAAGCCGCACACCGCCGAATTCTGCGAGAACGGCGCCAAGGCCGTAGCCGAAGAAGCCACCCTGCGCCGTGTCACCCCGGACTTCTTCGCCGACCACTCCGTCGCCGACCTCGCGACCCGCAGCGGCTACTGGCTCGGCCAGCAGGGCCGCCTCACCCACCCCATGTACCTCCCCGAGGGCGCCGACCACTACGAGCCGGTGACCTGGGAGCGGGCCTTCGACATCGTCGGCGAGGAGCTGACCGCCCTCGGCTCCCCCGACGAGGCCGTCTTCTACACCTCCGGCCGCACCAGCAACGAGGCCGCCTTCCTCTACCAGCTCTTCGCCCGCGAATTCGGCACCAACAACCTCCCCGACTGCTCCAACATGTGCCACGAGTCGTCGGGCTCCGCGCTGACGGAGACCATCGGCATCGGCAAGGGCAGCGTCCTCCTGGAGGACCTCTACCAGGCCGACCTGATCATCATCGCCGGACAGAACCCGGGCACCAACCACCCCCGGATGCTCACCGCCCTGGAGAAGGCCAAGGCCGGCGGCACGAAGATCATCTCGATCAATCCGCTGCCCGAAGCCGGCCTGGAACGCTTCAAGAACCCGCAGACCCCGCGCGGCCTGGCCGGCGGCGGCACCGCGCTCACCGACCTCTTCCTCCAGGTCCGTCTCGGCGGCGACCAGGCGCTCTTCCGCGCCCTCAACCGCCTCCTCCTCGACACCGACGGCGCCCTCGACGAGGACTTCATCCGCACCCACACCCACGGCTTCGAGGAGTTCGCCCAGCAGGCCCGCGCCGACGACGACTGGGACGCGACGCTGCGCGCCACCGGCCTGACCCGCGCGGAGATCGACCGCGCCCTGGCCATGATCCTCGACTCGCGCCGCACCATCGTGTGCTGGGCGATGGGCCTGACCCAGCACAAGCACTCCGTCCCCACCATCCAGGAAGTCGTCAACTTCCTCCTGCTGCGCGGCAACATCGGGCGCCCCGGGGCCGGCGTCTGCCCCGTACGCGGCCACAGCAACGTCCAGGGCGACCGCACCATGGGCATCTTCGAGCGCCCCGCCCCCGCCTTCCTCGACGCCCTGGAGAAGGAGTTCGGCTTCGCCCCGCCCCGGGAGCACGGACTCGACGTCGTCCGCGCCATCCGCGCACTGCGCGACGGGCAGGCCAAGGTGTTCTTCGCGATGGGCGGCAACTTCGTGGCCGCCACCCCCGACACCGACGTCACCGAGGCCGCCATGCGCCGCGCCCGGCTGACCGTCCACGTCTCCACCAAGCTCAACCGCTCGCACGCGGTCACCGGTGCCCGCGCGCTGATCCTGCCGACCCTCGGCCGCACCGAACGCGATGTACAGACCGGCCCGGACGGGAAGCGCACGGAACAGTTCGTGACCGTCGAGGACTCCATGGGCATGGTGCACGCCTCCCGGGGCCGCCTGGCACCCGCGAGCCCTCAGCTGCTGTCCGAGACCGCCATCGTCGCCCGCCTGGCCCGCCGCGTCCTGGGCGAGGAGAGCCACACCCCCTGGGAGGAGTTCGAGAAGGACTACGCGACGATCCGCGACCGCATCGCCCGCGTCATCCCGGGCTTCGAGGACTTCAACACCAAGATCGCCCGCCCCGGGGGCTTCGCCCTCCCGCACGCCCCCCGGGACAGCCGCAGCTTCCCCACTGCCACCGGGAAGGCCAACTTCACCGCCGCGCCCGTCACCTGCCCCACCGTCCCCGAGGGACGGCTGCTGCTGCAGACACTGCGCTCCCACGACCAGTACAACACCACCATCTACGGCCTCGACGACCGCTACCGCGGCATCAAAAACGGCCGCCGCGTGGTCCTCGTCCACCCCGACGACGCCCGCGAACGGGGCCTGGCCGACGGGGCGTACACCGACCTGGTCAGCGAGTGGACGGACGGCAGCGAGCGGCGCGCGCCCGGCTTCCGGGTGGTGCACTACCCGACGGCCCGCGGCTGCGCGGCCGCCTACTACCCCGAGACCAACGTCCTCATCCCGCTCGACCACACCGCCGACACCAGCAACACCCCCGCCGCCAAGTCGCTCGTGATCCGCCTGGAGAGCCCCCGCGAGGACTGA
- a CDS encoding ABC transporter ATP-binding protein: protein MTTPTSLAPGTDTDTVLRADGVTMRFGGLTAVRDVSLTVGTGEIVGLIGPNGAGKTTFFNCLTGLYVPTEGTVSYRGTRLSRKPHLVTQAGVARTFQNIRLFANMTVLENVLVGRHTRTKEGLWSALLRGPGFKKAERTSEQRAMELLEFTGLAHKRDHLARNLPYGEQRKLEIARALASEPGLLLLDEPTAGMNPQETRATQDLVLAIRAQGTAVLVIEHDMRFIFNLCDRVAVLVQGQKLVEGTAETVQADERVIAAYLGTPVEGMPTPDDTTDPDGTTTPDHTTTPDDTASPVREKPDGPEKPEGPGEPDAADAATPADQPAQGQTGDTP from the coding sequence ATGACCACACCCACCAGCCTCGCACCCGGCACTGACACCGACACCGTCCTGCGCGCCGACGGCGTCACCATGCGCTTCGGCGGGCTCACCGCCGTACGTGACGTCAGCCTCACCGTCGGCACCGGCGAAATCGTCGGCCTCATCGGCCCCAACGGCGCCGGCAAAACCACCTTCTTCAACTGCCTCACCGGCCTCTACGTGCCCACCGAAGGCACCGTCAGCTACCGAGGCACCCGCCTCTCCCGCAAACCCCACCTCGTCACCCAGGCCGGCGTCGCCCGCACCTTCCAGAACATCCGCCTCTTCGCCAACATGACCGTCCTCGAAAACGTCCTCGTCGGACGCCACACCCGCACCAAAGAAGGCCTCTGGTCCGCCCTCCTGCGCGGCCCCGGCTTCAAAAAGGCCGAACGCACCAGCGAACAACGCGCCATGGAACTCCTGGAGTTCACCGGCCTCGCCCACAAACGCGACCACCTCGCCCGCAACCTCCCCTACGGCGAACAACGCAAGCTCGAAATCGCCCGCGCCCTCGCCAGCGAACCCGGACTGCTGCTCCTGGACGAACCCACCGCCGGCATGAACCCCCAGGAAACCCGCGCCACCCAGGACCTCGTCCTCGCCATCCGCGCCCAGGGCACCGCCGTCCTCGTCATCGAGCACGACATGCGCTTCATCTTCAACCTCTGCGACCGCGTCGCCGTCCTCGTCCAGGGACAGAAACTCGTCGAGGGCACCGCCGAGACCGTCCAGGCCGACGAACGCGTCATCGCCGCCTACCTCGGCACCCCCGTCGAAGGCATGCCGACGCCGGACGACACCACGGACCCGGACGGCACAACAACCCCGGACCACACCACGACGCCGGACGACACAGCAAGCCCGGTAAGGGAAAAACCCGACGGGCCGGAAAAGCCCGAGGGACCAGGAGAACCCGACGCAGCAGACGCGGCGACCCCAGCAGACCAGCCGGCCCAGGGACAGACCGGAGACACCCCATGA